CACGGGGACAGGTCTTGGTTTGGGACACCTTCTATCAGTAGAGAAGGGACTAAGATGCTCTGTGTGTGgtccagtgtgtgcaggaagaggTTGTGCATGTGAACTTGGTGACCAGGGTCATGTTAGCCATGTCTCAGTCCATGTTCACACCATGTGTCTCCTGCCAGGGAACGACCCTCATCCCCAACCTGTCCTCAGTGCTGAAGGATGAGACTGTCTGGGAGAAGCCCCTCCAGTTCCATCCTGAACACTTCCTGGATGCCCAGGGCCGCTTTGTGAAGCATGAGGCCTTCATGCCATTCTCAGCAGGTCCTGGGGGGTGCCTGGCTCCCTGTCTCTTCCCAGGGGGCCTTGGAGGGTGGAGCATCCATCAGGCCCCAGACTGACTGAtcccctctcccacccacagGCCGCAGAGCATGTCTGGGGGAGCCTCTGGCCCGCATGgagctcttcctcttcttcacctGCCTCCTGCAGCGCTTTAGCTTCTCGGTGCCTGATGGACAGCCCCGGCCCAGTGACCACGGGGTCTTCATGTTTCTGTCATCCCCCTCCCCCTACGAGCTCTGTGCAGTCTCTCGCTAGCAGGACACAGATTCTAGTCCAGCCCCTAGCTCACTCTGATCTTCCCACAATAAACCAGTTTTATGGCTGCCACTTGCTTTCTCATTTAAACTCTCACCCTGTCTGCATCTGGTCCTCAGAGAACTGTCCACCATCACCCCTCACCCTGCACCTGAGCCTTCCTAATGCACACCTTGAATGCTAGGAAAAGGGTTGAGCTCACCCTAGTGTAAAGGCAAAGCCTGCAGATTCAGCACCTGGGACCCTGACACAGAGAATGgcaagtttggggctagcctgggctataaagcaaGGTTCAGGACTGCCAGAGTCCATGCTGAGGATCACGGTCTCACAAACACAGAaccagggagggagaaaagaggaaactgaATGGGAAGAAGGGAAAGCCGGAGAGCAGGATGGGggaaagataggaaggaaggacagtGCTGGTGTTCAGAGTGTCCGCTGACCCTTCCTCACCAGAAAGACACAGCAGAGGTGACTGAGGAGGTGACAAACTGCAGGCAGGGGCAGGACTCCATGGGTCCAGGGACAGGTGTCATGAGCCTGACAGGACCCACACTGCTCCTGTCTGGTGACAGAGATGCAGGAAGTCCCCGAGACCCTGAGGTGCATGAGCGCCTGGAAAGGcccccagagctgggaaggcTGCTGTCCCCACAGAGGTGACTGcagagagaggacagggaagaaaagcagcagcaggGAAAGGGACAGCAGAGCTCAGGGGGTTGGGCACACCCCCAGCTGTCTGTCACATGTGTCAGGGGACAGGACACGCCCAGGATCCGTTTGTCCTCCTCCAGTGGAGTCCAAAGGACAGTGATTAAGGATCTGTTGACATGTGTACAGAGAATTGTGAACTGGGAGCACCCCTGAATCCTGAAGATCAGGGAGTTCCAGCTTGGTCTTGTGGACATGGCAGACCTGAGCAGCTGACATGAATACCAAGACTCCAGTGCCCCTGGAAGTCACACTGATCCTGACAGGACACATTTATTCACATGGCTGAGGAGGCGAGGATGGAGGATGAAAGGGAGTAAACAGTGCTAACAGACAGGTGTTCACCAGAGCATCCAGGTCATCCCCAAGAGCTGGTGACAGACCAGGGACTTTACAACACACAGTGTGTGACATCCATCATGTGCCCATTGCACTTAGATCATGGGGACTCATTTATCcctgaagcaggaaaatcaggcCTGAGTCGGTCCATGCCACACTGCACACCTGAACCCAGTCAGACCATTGCTACTCTTTCATGATGTCATACGTGACACACAGAACAAAGGAGGAGAGTTGAAGAGACGCAGATGTAAGACAATTAACATCCAGGTTTAACCATCAGTCCTCTGAAGTTACCCTGGGAGGGTCCTGGGGCAAACCAGGAGGAAGCCACCAGCCTGAGCCTATCAGTGACCAGAGCAGAATTGTCTCTGTCCCCACTCCTATGACCCATGCTGCTGTCCTGACTCCCATTCAGGGCTCCATTCAGGTCAAGTTTGAGCTAGAGAAGGATCCTTGTCTGTGCACCAGCCTGGGTTGACACATTATCCTAACTGGGTTGGACAGGACCAAGAGCTATAGACAGGAACAGTCAGCAGACTTGGGACTTCAGGACAAACAAGAAGTGTAGAGTCCCCCATAGGCCCCGGTGACATAGACATGGGAAAGTGAGTGGCAACAAGGGCAGCGGGGAAGAGGAGACCCAGGGTCTGGTCCTTGCTGAGGTGCTGCATGGTGTGGACTCCATCTCCTCtcactcagctcctgcctctcttCTGCCACACTGGAGCGGGCAGCAGAGAGTGCTTGCCTGGATTCTAATGGGGCTTCTGAGTCTTCAGAGGTCTGGATCCCCAGCAAGGACAGGGACTGCACCTTCACTGACCCTAGTGAGTGATGAGCTGACATGTGCAGTGTGCCCAGCTGTGCCCAGAACACAGGTGACATTTGTTGGAAGGCTCAGGAGTCATCTTTACATTCTCCTCATGGCTGCCATCCTAAACACAGGCCTCTGGCATGAGGAGGACACTGCCTCCATACCTCCATGGGGAAGACGTTGGGGGAAGATTGACCCACCAAGAACGAAAGTGTGAATAAAGGAGAGAGACCACCACGGGACAAGTTCCTGGCCCAACTTAGTGGTCTCCTCAGGCTTTTCAGACCATTTCTCAGCTCTCTCAGATCGGATCTGGGAAATCTCCTACTTGTGTGTCTTGCGCTCCTGAACAAGTGTGGGACCTCAGGCCTACACTGAGGATTACATGGGCCCCAAATACTTTCCCACTGGCCCCTACTCAGCCAAGGGGATCAAGCTATCTCCCCCAGCCCCCCACTCACTTAGAAGGGCTTTTCCTGCCTCCCTGCACTGACCCCCACTCATCCACTGGGGCTCTCACTGCCTTTCCTTTCTGCCCCCCACTGCCACACAGGGACTCCTGCTGCATTCCCACACTGTGCCTCACTTACCCACAGGGTCTCCAATGTCCTTCCCCCACTGCCCCTCATTCACCCAGTGGGGCTGCAGCCTCCTTCCCCTAACTGCAGGGGACACCCTCCCACTGCTCACACACCCACAGAAGCCATTGACTGGTACTGACGGTCAGACCATCCTCTCTGGCCAACACAATGTTCCACAAAGCTTTGGTGAGGTCTTTTTCCTTCCCCAGGCAGTGTCCTAAAGCCCCCAAAGTCACACATGGGTGGCATACCtgatcattttcctatgggtaaTGATTATGCACCTTAAAGCAGGTTTTCCCTTGGACATCTGCCCATCATGCTCAGCCCGGCTGAACAGCAATGTTTAGCTCTCAGCATAGACTGAAGGTCGCTGGCCCCTCCCTGCACTTGGCCAAACACAGAAACTTGTGGCAAAGGACAAAAGAGCACCATTGGCAGTCCCTTAGAAGGTGGCAGGTTCCAATCTGTGGGACTTCCTGACCCCTGGTGTCTGTTGTGAGTGTTGGACATTGTTTTACCAGAATCCTGGGCAGCAGTGGGGCAGCTTTGGAGTTGCTGACTGGGCATGCCCTAGGTCTGTATCCATAGTCAAAGTCATTTTCATAATACTGGTGGATTTCTTGCCCCAGTGCCAGCACTGGACTCTAGATACCCACCTGGCCCTGTGCCCCTGCCCGTGCGGAGCTATCTGCTGCAGGTGGACTTCAGGTACATGCCATATAGCTTCTACAAGGTGAGGGAGTTCGTGGTGGATGGATACCGAGCTTACAGTGTCTGTTTCACCACATCCTGGGGATGTAGCCACAGGTTAGACAGGAGCTGGGCCCCCAGGTTCAGACAGGCTAAACAGCTCCCCGGTTGCAGGCACTGCCAGGTCTGAGGACACTCTACTTTCCAGGGCAAAAGGTTTTTTTGGGGTTGGGGGAAATCCAGGAGGTGAGGCAGGTTGTGACAGCAAGGTTCATATCTATTTGGACAGGGCAGCAATCATGAAGGTCCCAAGTCCTTATGATCCTGTCACAGATGAGGGCTTAGTGAAGTGCATGATCTTAGGTCTAGTTCAGCATGTCTGTCAGCAGACCGAGTGGAGAGAGAGGGGCTGTGACTTTTCAAATGTCTTGCTGCTGTGTGGTCTCTGGCCTCACTGCCCATCTCAAGGAACCGGTTTCTTCATGTGTCATGAGATGCTGAGGGACACCAGGACAGTGTCCAGGCTCGGGCAAGATCACAGCAGGTGTCATCTCTACCATGAGTCCTTTATTGAACTTAAAATGGCATGCCACAGCCACAGGGCGCCAGGTCTGAGACGGGTTGGAACTCAGTGGAAGAGCTTTTGCCCAGCTAATATGAGgactaaaaatcaaaacaaacaacacacaaacacattcaaatacgcaagcacacacacacacaagcatatgcacacacactcattgtGCACTCACACaatgacacagagacacacgGACACATGGACACTGTGCCAATACTTACACATTAAGCTGGTTCAAGGATCTGTGGGCACCTCACTTCCTAAGCGCTCTGTCCCGCTCCTTCAGCTTCAACAACGCTATGGTGATGTGTTCAGCCTGTTGATGGCCTGGAAGCCCGTGGTTGTGATCAATGGACTGAAGGCGGTTCGGGAAGTGCTGGTGAACTGTGGAGAGGACACCACAGACTGCCCCCCCCAATACCTGTCTTTAAACATCTGGGTGTTGGTCTCAAAGTGGAAGGCAACAGGCTGTGTGGGGGCAGAAAGGGGTACAGAGCCAGATCTGGGGGACAGTGAGCAGGGTAGGATACATGTGGTAGGGCAGTTAAGCTGTTCAATAAGGCCATTAAAATCCAGGCTGAggaaccagtaagcagcactcctccatggtccctTCTTTAGTTTCTAcctcccagttcctgccctgacttctctacCTTTCAATCAGTCATCGACAACCTCTATGGTCTCAGTCTGGCCAAACTCTATTTCTCTTGTATCTTTTCCAACACTACccacaaacattttcttttctgtgaagtTTTCAGCAGGTTCTACACAATCCTCTACATGTCTTTCAGCCTGGTGTGGTccagcacacatgcagacatttCTGTCAGCCTCGTGTGGTCCAGCACACATCCAGACGTTTCTGTCAGCCTGGTTCGGTCCAGCACACATCCAGACATTTCTGTCATCCTGTTGTGGTCCAGCACACATCCAGACATTTCTGTCATCCTGGTGGGGTCCAGCACACATCCAGACATTTCTGTCAGCCTGCTGTGGTCCAGCACACATCCAGACATTTCTGTCAGCCTGGTGTGGTCCAGCACACATCCAGACATTTCTGTCATCCTGGTGGGGTCCAGCACACATCCAGACATTTCTGTCAGCCTGCTGTGGTCCAGCACACATCCCTACATTTCTGGCAGACTTATGTGTTGCAGCAATCCATGAATCCTTCTCTTCAACACAACAGGAAGTCACAATATCAAAACCCCTCGAATGCTTTGTGTGTGGGTCTCTCAGTGCTTCTCCCGAGGTGTTCACAATGTCTCAAAAAGTTCTCCTCAACTATCATGAGCAGTTTTAAAGCAAAGATCACCGATGCACAGCTGCCTCAGTGGCTGTGGATGGTGGGATCATGGTGCTCCATTCTTAAACCTGATCTAGTCTCTTTAGAGTCAGGTTCCCACTCAAACCTGACTGATATACTTCTGTTGTACTTTGATTCCCTTTCCATTCAGTTTTGTCTTTTGACTGTCTTCTCATTTTACCttgtcatttaaataaaaatatttaaattctgtatttatttctgttatcttccttccttttctcttttctttttttttatggtggtggtgttgtttgtctgggttttttgttttggtttacttGGTTTTGTAACAGTCTTagtttcctggaacttgctttgtaaacaaggctagcctagaactcaaagaccacctgcctctgcctccaaagtgctgggactaaaggcctgtgaCACCACACTGGGCTGCATTTCTTCACATACGGAGCATGAACTATCTCAAGTATTAGTTCTGTGGTTTGGGATTCCATACATAATTGGCAACACTCCCGCTGTGTCCTCTACCATGAGCTTCACCAACCATAAAGAATCTCTTGGCCTTCCTTTGCCCAAAATAACTGTTCCTGAGGCAGCATCCTCAGAGACACAGTCACCCCAGGGAGTCACATCACTCTTCCCAAGCTGACTGGGTTTGCACTTCCCACCATGCCTAGGGAAAGAAAGCAGGGACCCAGGAATGGCCTTAGACTGACTGTGGTCTTCACTTCAGTGAACCCAGACAGTTGAAGCCAGAAAAGGGAAATGACACACAGAACAGAGTCCAGGAGAGACATGCCCAGGTCCTTTCTATTTATCTTCTTCCAGTGGAGTCCAAAGGACAGTGATCAAGTATCTGTTGACACGTGTACAGAGAATTGTGAACTGGGAGCACCCCTGAACCCTGGTGACCAGGGACTGAGTTCCAGCTTGCTCTTGTAGACATAGCAGAGCTGTGCAGCTGACATGAATACCAAGACCCCAGTCACCAAGAAGTCACACTGATCATGACAGGCCACACTTGTTCACATGGCTAGGTGGCATAAACGGAGGAGAAAGAATCAAACAGTGTAAGCAGGCAGACAGTGAGTGACCAGAGCATGCAGGTCATCTCCCAGAAGCAGCTGACAGACCAGGATATTTACATCACCCAGTGTGTGACATCCTTCACCTCCTTGGTGCACTTAGATCACGGGAACTCATTTAGcctgaagcaggaaaatcagaCCCAGTCAGCACCATTGCTGTCTTTCATGATTTCATACATGACacacagaagagaggaggagaaatgaaCAGAGGCAGAATGTGGGACTGCTCACATCCAGGTTTAACCATCAGGCCTCAGACGTTACCCTGGGAGGGTCCTGAGGCAAACCAGGAGGAAGCCACCAACCTGAGCCAATCAGTGACCAGAGCACAGTTGTCTCTGTCCCCAACTTCTGACTGTGACCCATGCTGCTGTCCTGACTCCCATTCGGGAATTCATTCGGGCTGAGATCGAGTTAGAGTAAAGACCCTTCTCTGTGCCCCAATCTAGAGTGACATATTTTCCTAAGTGGGTTGGGCAGGGAAAGAGCTATGGACAAGAACAGGAAGTTGACTTGGGGGCTTCAGGCCAGCAACAAGCATGGAGTCCCCCACACGCCCCAGTGGCATACACATGGGCAGAGAACGAGGTGGCAGGgacagcagagaggaggagacccAGGGTCTGGTCCTTGCTGAGGTGCTGCATGGTGTGGACTCCATCTCCTCtcactcagctcctgcctcccttcTTCCACAGTAGATGGGCCAGCAGAGAGCTCCCTCCAGGATTTCACTGGGACTTCTGAGCCTTTGGTCTTCAGAGGTCTGGATCCCCAGATAGGACAGGGACTGCACCTTTGCTAACCCTAGTGATTGATGAGTTGACATGTGCAGTGTGCCCAGCAGTGCCCAGGACACAGGTACCATTTTTTGGATGGCTCAGGAGTCatctttctatttccattttcctcaTGGCTGCCCATCCTAACCACAGGCCTCTGGCATGAGGAAGACACTCCCTCCATATCTCCATGTGGAAGACTGTTGGGGAAGATGTTGACTCACCaagaaagaaagactgaaaagAGACAGAGGCCACCATGTGACAATTAGATGGCCCAACTTAGTGGCCTCCCCAGGATTCTCAGACCACTTCTCAGTGCTCTCAGATTGCATCTGAGAAATCTCCAAGTGTGTCTCGCTTTCCTGATCAACTGAGTGACCTCAGACATGAAGGGAACACTACACAGGCTCCAGCTGCCTTCCCCCACTGCCCTTTCCTCACCCACAGGGCTCCAGCTGTCCTTTATTCACCCAGAGGAGCTACAGCTGCCTCCCCACAACTGCAGGAGACACCCCTGCACTGCTCACACACTCATGGGAGCCACTGACTGGTAGTGTCAGTCAGCCCCTCATGTCTTGACAACAAAGTATTCCCTGAAGCTTCTGTGGGGTCTTATTCCTCTCTGAGGCAATGTCCTCAAGCTCTCAAAGCTTTGCATGTGGGGCATGCCAAACGTTCTACTACATGTCATCATGGTGCACCCTGAAGCAGGGATCCACTGGACATCTGCCCACCATGCTCAGCCCAGCAGAACTGCTATGTTCAGCTCTTGGGAGGGGCTAAACATCTCTGGCCCCTCCTTACACTTGGCTAGACAAACCACAGAAACTTGTGACAAAGGACAAAGGGCACCATTGGCAGTCTGTTATAAGGTGGCAGGTTCCAAGCTGTTGGGACTTCCTGATTCCAGGAGGCTGTTGTGAGTGTTGGACATTGTTTTCCCAGAAGCCTGTGCAGCAGTGGACAGACATGGAGCTGCTGACTGGGTATGGCCTGGCGTCTGTGGCCATATTCACAGTCCTCTTCATATTACTGGTGGATCTGATGCACCGCCGCCAGCGCTGGACTTCTCGATACCCACCAGGCCCTGTGCCCGTGCCTGTGCTGGGCAACCTGCTGCAGGTGGACTTCAATGACATGCCCTACAGCTTGTACAAGGTGAGGGAGGCCGTGGGAGATAGTAACCGAGCTTACAATGTCGGTGGCACCACATACTGGGGGTGGAACCACAGGTTAGACAGGGAGCTGGGTCCCCAGGATGGGACAGGCTTAACAGTTTCCAGGTGGCCGTCACTGCCAGATGTGAGGACACTCGGAACTCTCTGGGGCAAAAGATTTTGGGGACAAATTCCAGAAGGTAAGGTAGGGTGTCACAGCAGAGTTCATTCAGTTCTGGTTAGACACGGCAGCAGTCGTGAAGACCCCACATCCCTTATGATCCTGTCACAGATGAGTTTTAGTGTGGAGCCCGATTACGGGTCTAGTTCAGCATGTCTGTCAGGACACAGAGTGGAGAGAGAGGCTGTGGCTGCTTGAATCTCTTGCTGTGTGGACTCTGGCCTCACTGGCCCATCACAAGGAACCAGTTTCTTCACTTGTTATAAGATTCTGATGGGCAACAGGACAGTTTTCTGGCTCTGGCAAGGTCACAGCTGGGTGATCAAATCTACTGAGCCCTTTGCTGAACCTAAAAGGTGAGATGCCCCAGCCACAGGGCAGCAGATCTCAGACTGGGGATGGAGATCAGTAGAACATTTGCCCAACACATGTGAAGACCGAGgttcaataacaacaacaaccacaacaacacacagagagagagagagagacagagagagagacagagagagagacagagagagagacagagagagagagagagagagagagagagagagagagagagagagagagagagagagagagactacaccAATGTTTATGCAGTGAGCCTGGTTCTAGGATCTTCTGAGACTGccacttcctgagtgctctgTCCCTCTCCTTCAGCTTCAACAACGCTATGGTGACGTGTTCAGCCTGCAGATGGCCTGGAAGCCAATGGTTGTGATCAATGGACTGAAGGCGGTTCGGGAAGTGCTGGTGAACCGTGGAGAGGACACCGCTGACCGCCCTCCAATGCCCATCTTTCAAAACATGGGCTATGGGCACAAAGCTACAGGCAAAGTGCTGTGTGGGGGCAGAGACGAGATCAGAGACAGACCTGGGGGACAGTGAGCAGAGGAAGGACATGATACAGGGGTAATGCAGTGAAGCAGTTCAAAGGCCTCTGAAATCCACCACAGAGTCAACTTAACATGCTAGAGTGGGCTGGGGATGGTCTGGGGGTGAAGGTGTGAGGTTATGGGTGATAAAGATCCCAGAGGAGCAGAGGACAGCAGAGGACAGGCGTCCTTGGTTACACAAACATGTGTCTACAGGTGTGGTCTTTGCACCTTATGGGCCCGAGTGGAGAGAGCAGCGAAGATTCTCTGTGTCCACCCTGCGCAACTTTGGCCTGGGCAAGAAATCCCTGGAGCAGTGGGTGACAGAAGAGGCTGGACACCTCTGTGAAGCCCTCGCCGAAAAGGCTGGTGGGTGATGGGTGAGGGGTGCAGATGGGCACAGAAGACATGAGCAGTACAGTGACTCACTTGCTTCTCCACTCCCAGGACAGCCCCTCAATCCCAGCCACCTCCTGAACAAAGCTGTGTGCAATGTCATCACGTCCCTCATTTATGCCCGGCGCTTTGAGTATGGAGACCCACAGTTCACCAAGCTGCTAAAAATGTTGGACGAAAACATGGGAGAGAACACTGGCTTGTTTCCTGAGGTAGGAGGTTCAGGACAGCCTGCAGAGGCACATCTATGCTGTCCATCTTCCCTGAGGAAGCTGTGTGCCAAGGCCATGGGAGTGGCCTTCTGGGAGTCCACTGCAGGAGGAAAGGCCTGGACCTTGACACATGTCTAAGGATGGGGAGTCGGGGGAGTGGACAAGGTCAGAGTTTCTAGAAAGGGagagaacctgtgtcctctgtctACATGGAAGCCACACAAGCCTGTGGTGTCCAAGGTAGAATATTCATTCTGATCATCCTGGGCTGTAAGAGCCTAAGGGCTGgaacagaggaggaggcaggtgatGAATGGGGATAAACAGGCCCTATGTCCATTGTGGAAGAGGCTGGaatctgagactggatgagagcAACAATGAGCCGAAGTACCCAGGAGCCAAGAGATGGTCAGTGGGTGAAGGAGCTCACCACGCAAGCGTGGTGCTTGAGTTCGAATCCTGGAAGCCACAttgtaaggagagaactgacaggAGGTGTTCAACCTCATTGTCATGGCAACAGTACTCCTCACATCATGCATATACAACCAAAAAATTTTAATATGATAACTATATTAGACATCCTAATTATTAACACATTACATTAAaaagcagctttccttggctgtCACAGGTTCTGAACACGTTCCCAATTCTCTTGCGCATCCCGGGGCTGGCTAACAAAGTCTTCCCTGGGCAAAAGGCCTTCATGGCTTTGGTGGATAACTTGGTGAATGAGCACAGGAGGACCCGGGACCCTGCCCAGCCACCCCGAGACCTGACTGATGCCTTCCTGGCAGAGGTGGAGAAGGTGAGAGCCTATGGGATGTGGTGTCCAGTGCACTGTGAGGTCCAAGAGGATGAACGTGTGAATAACCCAGTGACCCCAAGTGTGGCCTCTGGAGACAATGGGAGGGTATTGTGGGGGTTTTCCCTCTCTACTCTGACTCCACCATCTCTGTCTGGCCCAGGCCAAGGGGAACCCTGAGAGCAGCTTCAATGATGCAAATCTACGTTTGGTTGTCTCTGACCTGTTTGGTGCTGGGATGGTGACCACTTCAGTCACACTGGCCTGGGCCCTGCTGCTCATGATCCTGCACCCGCATGTGCAGCGTGAGTCTTGCTGGggctgggaagaaagaagagggaggggagaggcacACTCCTTAAGCCTTCTTCAGACACTTGAGGTTCCCAGCACTGACTTGACCCAGACTTAGACAAGAGTGATGGCCATCTTTCTTCCATGGACCCAGCCCTAACACAGAAGTAGTAGAGGGTTAAGGGGCATCGGCCTGGGGCTCCTTAATTGGGGGAATGCTGTTTCTGTAGGCCGAGTCCACCAGGAGATCGATGAAGTCATAGGGCAGGGGAGGCGTCCAGAGATGGCAGACCAGACCTCCATGCCCTACACCAATGCTGTCATTCATGAGGTGCAGCGATTTGCAGACATTGTCCCAATGAATTTGCCACACATGACCTCTCGTGACATTGAAGTACAGGGCTTCCTCATCCCCAAGGTATGCATGGCACTCTTACCATAGCATGGCTACTAGCAAACAAGGGCAAAAAAGACAAGACTACCACATCCTGGATTTCCACATGGTGATAGGACCAACCTGGGTGTGAGCACAAGACAGCCCTTGAGCAGGATTCTCCAGGGAAGTGGGATGTCCAATTGAATAAGCCACAGGGGATTTTAGGAATCACTGCACACGGGGACAGGTCTTGGTTTGGGACACCTTCTATCAGTAGAGAAGGGACTAAGATGCTCTGGGAAACAGGTCCAGTGTGTCCAGGAAGAGGTTGTGCATGTGAACTTGGTGACTAGGGTCATGTTAGCCGTGTCCCAGTCCATGTTCACACCATGTGTCTCCTGCCAGGGAACGACCCTCATCCCCAACCTGTCCTCAGTGCTGAAGGATGAGACTGTCTGGGAGAAGCCCCTCCAGTTCCATCCTGAACACTTCCTGGATGCCCAGGGCCGCTTTGTGAAGCATGAGGCCTTCATGCCATTCTCAGCAGGTCTGGGGGGTGCCTGGCTCCATGTCTCTTCCCAGGGGGCCTTGGAGGGTGGAACATCCATCAGGCCCCAGACTGACTGAtcccctctcccacccacagGCCGCAGAGCATGTCTGGGGGAGCCTCTGGCCCGCATGgagctcttcctcttcttcacctGCCTCCTGCAGCGCTTTAGCTTCTCGGTGCCTGATGGACAGCCCCGGCCCAGCGACCACGGGGTCTTTATGTTTCTTGTATCCCCCTCCCCCTATGAGCTCTGTGCAGTCTCTCGCTAGCAGGACACAGATTCTAGTCCAGCCCCTAGCTCACTCTGATCTTCCCACAATAAACCAGTTTTGTGGCTGCCACTTGCTTTCTCATTTAAACTCTCACCCTGTCTGCATCTGCTCCTCAGAGAACTGTCCACCATCACCCCTCACCCTGCACCTGAGCCTTCCTAATGCACACCTTGAATGCTAGGGAAAGGGTTGAGCTCACCCTAGTGCAAAGGCACAGCCTGCAGATTCAGCACCTGGGACCCTGAGACAGAGAATGgcaagtttggggctagcctgggctataaagtaaGGTTCAGGTCTGCTAGAGTCCATACTGAGGATCACGGTCTCACAAACACAGAaccagggagggagaaaagaggaaactgaATGGGAAGAAGGGAAAGCCGGAGAGAAGGATGAGAggaaagataggaaggaaggagtgTGCTGGTGTTCAGAGTGTCCGCTGACCCTTCCTCACCAGAAAGACACAGCAGCGCTGACTGAGGAGGTGACAAACTGCAGGCAGGGGCAGGACTCCAGGGGTCCAGGGACAGGTGTCATGAGCCTGACAGGACCCACACTGCTCCTGTCTGGTGACAGAGATGCAGGAGGTCCCCAAGACCCTGAGGTGCATGAGTGC
This genomic interval from Peromyscus eremicus chromosome 20, PerEre_H2_v1, whole genome shotgun sequence contains the following:
- the LOC131897183 gene encoding cytochrome P450 2D3-like isoform X2, which gives rise to MELLTGYGLASVAIFTVLFILLVDLMHRRQRWTSRYPPGPVPVPVLGNLLQVDFNDMPYSLYKLQQRYGDVFSLQMAWKPMVVINGLKAVREVLVNRGEDTADRPPMPIFQNMGYGHKATGVVFAPYGPEWREQRRFSVSTLRNFGLGKKSLEQWVTEEAGHLCEALAEKAGQPLNPSHLLNKAVCNVITSLIYARRFEYGDPQFTKLLKMLDENMGENTGLFPEVLNTFPILLRIPGLANKVFPGQKAFMALVDNLVNEHRRTRDPAQPPRDLTDAFLAEVEKAKGNPESSFNDANLRLVVSDLFGAGMVTTSVTLAWALLLMILHPHVQRRVHQEIDEVIGQGRRPEMADQTSMPYTNAVIHEVQRFADIVPMNLPHMTSRDIEVQGFLIPKGTTLIPNLSSVLKDETVWEKPLQFHPEHFLDAQGRFVKHEAFMPFSAGRRACLGEPLARMELFLFFTCLLQRFSFSVPDGQPRPSDHGVFMFLVSPSPYELCAVSR
- the LOC131897183 gene encoding cytochrome P450 2D3-like isoform X1, which translates into the protein MELLTGYGLASVAIFTVLFILLVDLMHRRQRWTSRYPPGPVPVPVLGNLLQVDFNDMPYSLYKLQQRYGDVFSLQMAWKPMVVINGLKAVREVLVNRGEDTADRPPMPIFQNMGYKHVSTGVVFAPYGPEWREQRRFSVSTLRNFGLGKKSLEQWVTEEAGHLCEALAEKAGQPLNPSHLLNKAVCNVITSLIYARRFEYGDPQFTKLLKMLDENMGENTGLFPEVLNTFPILLRIPGLANKVFPGQKAFMALVDNLVNEHRRTRDPAQPPRDLTDAFLAEVEKAKGNPESSFNDANLRLVVSDLFGAGMVTTSVTLAWALLLMILHPHVQRRVHQEIDEVIGQGRRPEMADQTSMPYTNAVIHEVQRFADIVPMNLPHMTSRDIEVQGFLIPKGTTLIPNLSSVLKDETVWEKPLQFHPEHFLDAQGRFVKHEAFMPFSAGRRACLGEPLARMELFLFFTCLLQRFSFSVPDGQPRPSDHGVFMFLVSPSPYELCAVSR
- the LOC131897183 gene encoding cytochrome P450 2D3-like isoform X3, whose product is MELLTGYGLASVAIFTVLFILLVDLMHRRQRWTSRYPPGPVPVPVLGNLLQVDFNDMPYSLYKLQQRYGDVFSLQMAWKPMVVINGLKAVREVLVNRGEDTADRPPMPIFQNMGYGHKATGKPLNPSHLLNKAVCNVITSLIYARRFEYGDPQFTKLLKMLDENMGENTGLFPEVLNTFPILLRIPGLANKVFPGQKAFMALVDNLVNEHRRTRDPAQPPRDLTDAFLAEVEKAKGNPESSFNDANLRLVVSDLFGAGMVTTSVTLAWALLLMILHPHVQRRVHQEIDEVIGQGRRPEMADQTSMPYTNAVIHEVQRFADIVPMNLPHMTSRDIEVQGFLIPKGTTLIPNLSSVLKDETVWEKPLQFHPEHFLDAQGRFVKHEAFMPFSAGRRACLGEPLARMELFLFFTCLLQRFSFSVPDGQPRPSDHGVFMFLVSPSPYELCAVSR